A region of Betta splendens chromosome 13, fBetSpl5.4, whole genome shotgun sequence DNA encodes the following proteins:
- the LOC114868649 gene encoding alpha-2-macroglobulin-like, producing the protein MGRPQVQMWTWTLCVFLSWICVDQALGEPQYIVAIPAVLEAGAETKLCASLLKPNETLVMTITLVSGEERRTLLKPTSSEEFHICTQFKVPLAENRKVVNLEVEVEGNTYYSKHVRKVMIKVYEAMTFIQTDKPLYLPGQTVKFRVVTLDTKFRPANQLYNVIEMKDPKNNQIGQWLKKTSNGKILQLSHSLISEACEGTYMITVSIDELGIKVYHYFKVGKYVLPKFDVKIVASNEISIAQEEIKFEVCAKYTYGQSVPGNVQMEVCRPIYTYIVGTHVFSPEHPEGEVIAPCYKETKQTEKTGCATFTLKMSTFTKVDHKVLEDVLDVRASVEEEGTGFSHQQEKKISLSYVAGRFSFIDTPKIYQQGSNVEGKVKASYHNTKPIAGMTLYLFEGESWPLHLLQTLTADSEGVASFSLNMTNYNRDIALHVSNKATRKYPMYRTVYYEDGNHRLSLARQESPDTKTVSSLEVKNKDKPLPCDTEEDVFIQYTLVGETKGNVDVMYLVLSRGAIITQGLKEIKMQNKPVNEGEVSFKLKVSPDMAPDVQVVAYAVLPSRTVIANSTDFSTEKCFRNKVSLEFSPSSAVPGEETTLKVTASPDSLCGVSAVDQSVLIQEPGKSLDADKIFDLLPVKKASSFPYGVEDPTECLSVRMRRTILARPQHNLDINDAFTVFKNVGLKLATNLFIQMPSCVTFKGTQFYNKMFYGTGVSAGDLDTSGNWYVNSFGRFGVNARQPIVTIRTLFPETWIWDLVEVGESGQKDVSLTVPDTITTWETEAFCLSPQGFGLAPRKQIKVFQPFFLELTLPYSIIRGENFVLKATVFNYLSSCIMVTVTPAPSPHYTLTPLSGDQYTSCLCGSERKTLSWTMDPSSLEKVNVSVSAEAVASHAICNNEIVSVPDRGRIDVVTKSLIVKAEGTEMSKNYNWLLCPKGEALTEEVELQLPENVIDGSARASVSVLGDILGRALQNLEGLLRMPYGCGEQNMALLAPNIYILQYLKNTQQLSPDINKKATNFLTSGYQRQLNYKDTNGAYSTFGSGPGNTWLTAFVMRCFSKAQSFIYIDPKTIEQSKTWLIKKQKKNGCFEQSGCLFNNRMKGGVSDEVTFSAYITAAFLEMNTSPDSQVITKSLSCLKESISDLSNTYTTALLAYVFTLAGDMETRSLLLQHLDKVASKEGGFLYWSQSSEETSASLSVEISSYVLLAKLSASPTAEDLGYCSSIVRWLTGQQNQYGGFSSTQDTVVALQALALYSALVFSPTGSSTVTVQSPSGQLTFDVNQNNKLLYQEKTLQPIAYRYSLNVKGSACASVQISLQYNIPTPTDVTTFSVEVTPEVNCTIKAHRPKLSLKLKVVYRGKLKSTNMVILDIKMLSGFVPEPESLKSLKRADFVDRVEQEEDHVLVYFSELVKETPHNHQLDLVQEIKVQNLKPAAVKIYDYYQPSDQAETGYIYTCALQ; encoded by the exons ATGGGTCGCCCTCAGGTGCAGATGTGGACATGgacactgtgtgtttttctgagcTGGATTTGTGTGGATCAAGCGTTGGGAGAACC CCAGTATATAGTTGCCATTCCAGCCGTtcttgaagctggagctgaaactAAATTGTGTGCGAGTCTCCTGAAGCCCAATGAGACTCTGGTCATGACCATCACGTTAGTTtctggagaagagagaagaaccCTTCTCAAGCCAACGTCCAGTGAGGAGTTTCACATCTGCACTCAGTTTAAG gtTCCTTTAGCTGAAAATCGAAAGGTGGTGAATCTTGAGGTGGAAGTCGAAGGCAACACATATTACTCTAAACATGTCAGAAAAGTTATGATCAAAGTCTATGAAGCAATGACTTTCATCCAAACAGACAAACCGCTCTACCTGCCTGGACAAACAG TGAAGTTCAGAGTTGTCACTCTGGACACAAAGTTTAGACCTGCCAACCAGTTG TACAATGTCATTGAAATGAAG GACCCAAAAAATAACCAGATTGGACAATGGCTGAAAAAAACATCCAACGGTAAAATCTTGCAACTTTCTCACTCCCTGATTTCTGAAGCTTGTGAAGGAACCTACATGATCACAGTGTCCATTGATGAACTAGGAATTAAAGTGTATCACTACTTCAAAGTTGGGAAATATG TGCTGCCTAAGTTTGACGTAAAAATAGTTGCATCCAATGAAATAAGTATTGCACAGGAAGAAATCAAATTTGAAGTATGTGCAAA GTACACGTATGGGCAGTCTGTGCCAGGAAACGTTCAAATGGAGGTCTGTCGACCGATATACACCTATATTGTTGGTACTCATGTATTTTCTCCCGAACATCCAGAGGGCGAGGTAATCGCTCCCTGctacaaagaaacaaagcag ACGGAAAAGACAGGCTGCGCTACCTTTACATTAAAGATGTCAACTTTTACAAAAGTTGACCACAAGGTGCTTGAAGACGTCCTGGATGTCCGTGCCAGCGTGGAAGAGGAGGGAACAG GTTTTTCACACCAACAAGAGAAGAAAATATCTTTATCATATGTTGCTGGTAGATTTTCTTTTATTGATACGCCCAAGATTTATCAACAAGGATCAAACGTGGAGGGAAAA GTTAAAGCTTCGTATCATAATACCAAACCCATTGCTGGCATGACACTGTACCTGTTTGAGGGGGAAAGTTGGCCATTACACCTGCTACAAACTCTGACTGCTGACAGTGAAGGTGTCGCCTCATTCTCGTTAAACATGACAAACTACAACAGGGACATCGCCCTCCAC GTTAGCAACAAAGCTACAAGGAAATACCCCATGTACAGGACCGTTTACTATGAAGATGGAAATCACAGGTTGTCTCTAGCACGGCAGGAGTCTCCTGACACTAAAACAGTCAGCTCCCTGGAGGTAAAGAACAAAGATAAACCACTTCCctgtgacacagaggaggacgtcTTCATTCAGTACACTCTGGTTGGAGAGACCAAGGGCAACGTGGACGTGATGTATCTG GTCTTATCCAGAGGAGCCATCATCACGCAAGgactgaaagaaataaaaatgcaaaacaaaccaG TGAATGAGGGTGAGGTGTCCTTTAAGCTAAAGGTATCTCCAGACATGGCACCAGATGTACAGGTTGTAGCTTACGCTGTCCTCCCCAGTAGGACAGTCATCGCCAACAGTACAGACTTCTCCACAGAGAAATGCTTCAGGaacaag GTGTCGTTGGAGTTCTCTCCGTCCTCAGCTGTTCCAGGAGAGGAGACCACCCTGAAGGTGACGGCCTCACCTGATTCGCTGTGTGGCGTCAGTGCTGTTGACCAGAGTGTCCTCATTCAGGAGCCAGGGAAGAGTCTGGATGCAGATAAG ATATTTGATTTGCTGCCTGTCAAAAAAGCTTCATCTTTTCCATATGGGGTTGAGGATCCTactgagtgtctgtctgtcagaatgAGGAGAACTATTTTGGCCCGTCCTCAACATAATCTGGACATAAACGATGCTTTTACAGTGTTTAAG AATGTTGGACTGAAGTTGGCAACAAACCTGTTTATTCAAATGCCTTCATGTGTCACATTCAAAGGAACACAATTctacaataaaatgttttatg GAACGGGGGTGTCAGCAGGAGATCTAGATACATCTGGTAATTGGTATGTAAATAGTTTTGGACGTTTTGGTGTCAATGCGCGTCAACCAATTGTAACAATCCGGACTTTATTCCCTGAGACGTGGATATGGGACCTGGTGGAAGTTGG AGAGTCTGGACAGAAGGATGTGTCCCTCACGGTCCCagacaccatcaccacctggGAGACGGAGGCTTTCTGTTTGTCCCCTCAGGGTTTTGGTTTGGCTCCTCGTAAACAGATCAAGGTCTTCCAGCCCTTCTTCCTGGAGCTCACTCTGCCCTACTCCATCATCCGGGGGGAGAACTTTGTGCTGAAGGCGACTGTCTTCAActacctcagcagctgcatcatg gtcactgtgactcctgccccgtctccacattacaccctcactcctctctctggtGACCAGTacacgtcctgtctgtgtggcagCGAGCGTAAAACCCTCAGCTGGACCATGGACCCGTCCAGTCTAG AAAAAGTGAATGTGTCTGTCAGCGCTGAGGCTGTAGCGTCTCATGCTATATGTAACAATGAGATAGTGAGCGTTCCAGACAGAGGTCGTATCGATGTGGTCACCAAATCTCTGATTGTAAAG GCTGAAGGAACTGAGATGTCAAAGAACTACAACTGGCTGCTCTGTCCTAAAG GAGAGGCTTTAACAGAGGAAGTAGAACTACAGCTTCCTGAGAATGTCATTGATGGATCTGCTCGGGCTTCAGTGTCTGTCCTGG GGGACATCCTGGGCCGAGCCCTGCAGAACCTGGAGGGACTCCTGCGGATGCCGTATGGATGTGGGGAGCAGAACATGGCTCTTCTAGCTCCCAACATCTACATCCTCCAGTACCTgaagaacacacagcagctgagcccaGACATCAACAAGAAGGCAACAAACTTCCTCACCAGTG GTTACCAGAGGCAGCTGAACTATAAGGACACCAACGGTGCTTATAGCACATTTGGATCAGGACCAGGAAACACTTG GCTCACAGCGTTTGTGATGAGGTGTTTTTCTAAAGCTCAGTCCTTCATCTACATTGACCCAAAAACGATTGAACAGTCAAAGACATggttgattaaaaaacaaaagaaaaacggcTGCTTTGAACAGTCTGGATGTCTTTTTAACAACAGAATGAAG GGTGGAGTGTCTGATGAAGTGACTTTCAGCGCTTACATCACTGCTGCCTTCTTGGAGATGAACACATCACCTGAT AGTCAGGTGATAACAAAGAGCCTGTCCTGCCTCAAAGAGTCCATCAGTGACCTCAGTAACACCTACACTACAGCTCTGCTGGCCTACGTCTTCACTCTGGCAGGAGACATGGAGACTCgttctctccttctgcagcacctggacaAAGTCGCATCCAAAGAAG GAGGTTTCCTCTACTGGTCTCAGAGCTCAGAGGAAacttcagcctctctgtctgtggagatCAGCTCCTATGTGTTACTGGCCAAACTCAGTGCCTCACCTACAGCTGAGGACCTGGGCTACTGCTCCAGTATCGTTAGGTGGCTGACGGGGCAGCAGAACCAGTATggaggcttctcctccacccag gACACAGTGGTGGCTCTCCAGGCTCTGGCTCTCTACTCCGCTCTGGTGTTCAGTCCAACAGGTTCCAGCACAGTGACGGTCCAGTCTCCCAGTGGCCAGCTGACATTTGATGTGAACCagaacaacaagctgctgtacCAGGAGAAGACGCTGCAGCCTATCGCATACAGATACAGCCTGAATGTCAAGGGGAGTGCGTGTGCATCAGTACAG ATTTCTCTTCAGTACAACATCCCCACTCCCACTGATGTCACCACCTTCAGTGTGGAGGTCACACCAGAGGTCAACTGCACCATCAAAGCTCACAGACCCAAACTCAGTCTGAAGCTGAAAGTAGT ATACAGAGGAAAGTTGAAAAGCACCAACATGGTGATCCTGGATATCAAGATGCTCTCTGGGTTTGTCCCAGAGCCAGAGTCTCTGAAGAGC CTCAAACGTGCAGACTTTGTGGATCGTGTTGAACAAGAGGAAGATCATGTTCTGGTGTATTTTTCAGAG TTAGTAAAGGAAACACCACACAACCACCAACTGGACCTTGTTCAGGAGATCAAAGTCCAGAACCTGAAGCCGGCTGCGGTCAAGATCTACGACTACTACCAGCCAA gTGACCAAGCAGAGACAGGATACATCTACACATGTGCTCTACAATAA